A genome region from Euphorbia lathyris chromosome 4, ddEupLath1.1, whole genome shotgun sequence includes the following:
- the LOC136226045 gene encoding diphosphomevalonate decarboxylase MVD2, peroxisomal-like, which produces MADTWVRMVTAQTPTNIAVIKYWGKRDETLILPVNDSISVTLDPDHLCTTTTVAVSPSFDQDRMWLNGKEISLSGGRFQSCLKEIRARACEVEDEEKCIKIAKKDWEKLHLHIASYNNFPTAAGLASSAAGFACLVFSLAKLMNAKEDNSELSAIARQGSGSACRSLFGGFVKWTMGKVDNGSDSLAIQLVDEKHWDDLVIIIAVVSSRMKETSSTTGMRDTVETSLLLQHRAKEVVPKRIIQMEEAIKNRDFASFARLTCADSNQFHAVCLDTQPPIFYMNDTSHKIINCVEKWNRSEETPEVAYTFDAGPNAVLIARNRKSAVQLMQKLLYYFPPNSDTDINSYVAGDKTILKDAGIEDMKDIESLPPPRESKDAPRYKGDVSYFICTRPGRGPVLLFDDSQALLNPKTGLPK; this is translated from the exons ATGGCGGACACATGGGTGAGGATGGTCACTGCGCAGACTCCAACCAATATAGCAGTGATCAAGTATTGGGGGAAGAGGGATGAGACCTTGATTTTGCCTGTTAATGATAGTATTAGTGTCACTTTAGATCCTGATCATCTATGTACTACCACTACTGTTGCTGTTAGTCCTTCTTTCGATCAGGATCGTATGTGGCTTAATGGAAAG GAGATTTCCCTTTCTGGAGGCAGATTTCAAAGTTGTTTGAAAGAAATTCGTGCACGAGCTTGTGAAGTTGAGGATGAAGAGAAGTGTATCAAAATTGCAAAGAAGGATTGGGAGAAATTACATTTACATATAGCTTCATATAACAATTTCCCTACAGCTGCTGGACTGGCTTCTTCAGCTGCTGGTTTTGCTTGTCTTG TTTTTTCTCTTGCAAAGCTAATGAATGCTAAGGAGGATAACAGTGAGCTTTCTGCTATTGCAAG GCAAGGTTCAGGCAGTGCTTGTCGCAGTTTATTTGGTGGATTTGTGAAGTGGACCATGGGAAAA GTTGACAATGGAAGTGACAGCCTTGCTATTCAACTTGTTGATGAGAAGCATTGGGATGATCTTGTTATTATTATCGCTGTG GTAAGTTCACGAATGAAAGAAACTAGTAGCACCACAGGAATGCGTGATACTGTGGAGACTAGCTTGCTTTTACAACATAGAGCTAAG gAGGTTGTACCAAAACGCATTATACAAATGGAAGAAGCCATCAAAAATCGAGATTTTGCATCTTTTGCGCGTTTGACATGTGCTGATAGTAATCAGTTCCATGCTGTCTGCTTAGATACACAGCCTCCAATTTTCTACATGAACGATACATCCCACAA GATAATCAACTGCGTTGAGAAATGGAATCGTTCTGAAGAAACACCCGAG GTTGCATATACATTTGATGCTGGGCCTAATGCGGTTCTAATTGCACGTAATAGAAAGTCTGCTGTCCAGTTGATGCAGAAGCTGCTTTACTATTTTCCTCCAAATTCTGATACTGATATAAACAG TTATGTTGCTGGTGACAAAACTATTTTAAAGGATGCTGGGATTGAAGATATGAAGGATATAGAATCATTGCCGCCACCTCGAGAATCAAAGGATGCTCCAAGATACAAAGGGGATGTTAGTTATTTCATCTGCACGAGACCGGGTAGAGGTCCTGTGTTGCTATTTGATGACAGTCAAGCTCTTCTTAACCCTAAAACTGGACTTCCCAAGTGA
- the LOC136225725 gene encoding uncharacterized protein, with amino-acid sequence MEKGVQRWIVDISKWDPSILHFSSFLSLLPQHEHSSVTRYVRIEDKKRALVSRLLQYAIVHEVLGIPYDEIVIKRTIEGKPYLDSAKGFPDFPNFNFNVSHHGDFVAIASEPVCIVGVDIVCCVKPQKETIQEFLCSFTSYFSTFEWNNIMNSHTSDEILLEFYRYWCLKEAFVKAIGSGLTSELNKVEFHHNNWTNIFVKVDGKHMNEWRFWLFYLPKRHWVCVARGPPKAAAGSYKKTIKRVEFDEEEYEKGLSLPNVKFVSRTIEQLLSQICIQKQMNTSNRP; translated from the exons ATGGAGAAAGGCGTACAGCGATGGATAGTTGACATTTCAAAGTGGGACCCATCTATCCTTCATTTCTCTTCTTTCCTTTCCCTCCTTCCTCAACATGAGCATTCCTCCGTTACcag ATATGTGAGAATTGAAGATAAAAAACGAGCACTTGTTAGCAGGTTGCTTCAATATGCTATTGTACATGAAGTTTTGGGCATTCCATATGATGAAATTGTTATAAAGCGTACAATAGAAGGGAAACCCTACCTT GATTCTGCTAAAGGTTTCCCAGACTTCCCCAATTTCAACTTCAATGTGTCTCATCATGGAGACTTTGTGGCAATAGCATCTGAACCCGTGTGCATTGTTGGGGTGGACATTGTTTGTTGTGTCAAACCCCAGAAAGAGACAATTCAAGAATTTTTGTGCAGTTTTACTTCTTACTTCTCAACTTTCGAGTGGAATAATATAATGAATTCTCACACCTCTGATGAAATTCTTCTTGAGTTTTACAG ATACTGGTGTCTCAAAGAAGCATTTGTCAAAGCTATAGGGAGTGGATTGACGAGTGAATTGAACAAAGTAGAGTTTCATCACAATAACTGGACAAACATATTTGTTAAAGTTGATGGAAAGCATATGAATGAATGGAGGTTTTGGCTTTTTTACCTGCCTAAACGACATTGG GTCTGTGTTGCTAGGGGTCCTCCAAAAGCAGCTGCTGGAAGCTACAAGAAAACAATAAAGCGGGTGGAGTTTGATGAAGAGGAATACGAGAAGGGTCTTTCTCTTCCAAATGTAAAATTTGTTTCACGAACCATTGAACAACTCCTTTCTCAAATATGCATCCAGAAACAGATGAATACCAGCAATAGACCTTGA